Proteins co-encoded in one Garra rufa chromosome 7, GarRuf1.0, whole genome shotgun sequence genomic window:
- the stx6 gene encoding syntaxin-6 produces the protein MSMEDPFFVVKGEVQKAVNTAQGLHQRWMELLQDSGGASKEEVDWTTNELRNSLRSIEWDLEDLDETINILFIVEANPKKFNLDAMELAKRKAFITSTRQTVREMKDQMTSPMAVTVSERKNRQTLMGGDGSRGPIWQPSADKYTRLDQELQTANSQFIEEQQTQQQLIAEQQDEQLELVSGTIGVLKNMSQRIGQELDEQAVMLDDFSHEMDSTQSRLDNVMKKLAKVSHMTSDRRQWCAIGILVAILFVVIILFIVL, from the exons ATGTCGATGGAAGATCCGTTTTTCGTGGTGAAAGG AGAGGTGCAGAAGGCTGTGAACACAGCTCAGGGGCTTCATCAGAGATGGATGGAGCTGCTACAGGACTCGGGTGGAGCCAGCAAGGAGGAGGTGGACTGGACCACCAACGAGCTGAGGAACAGTTTGAGGTCCATTGAATGGGACTTGGAAGACTTGGATGAGACCATCAATATCCTTTT TATTGTGGAGGCTAATCCAAAGAAGTTCAATCTCGATGCGATGGAGCTGGCCAAGAGGAAAGCCTTCATTACGAGCACAAGGCAAACAGTCAGG GAGATGAAAGACCAGATGACTAGTCCAATGGCCGTTACGGTGTCTGAAAGAAAAAATAGACAG ACTTTAATGGGTGGTGATGGGTCTCGTGGCCCAATCTGGCAACCCAGTGCTGATAAGTACACTAGACTGGACCAGGAACTACAGACGGCAAACTCACAGTTCATTGAGGAACAACAGACCCAGCAACAG CTTATAGCAGAACAGCAGGATGAGCAGCTGGAGTTGGTGTCGGGAACTATTGGTGTCTTGAAGAACATGTCCCAAAGGATCGGACAAGAGCTGGATGAACAAGCTGT AATGCTGGATGATTTTTCACATGAGATGGACAGCACTCAATCCAGACTGGATAACGTCATGAAGAAACTAGCTAAAGTTTCTCACATGACCAGCG ATCGGCGACAGTGGTGTGCCATCGGAATTCTTGTGGCCATCCTGTTTGTCGTGATCATTCTCTTCATTGTTCTGTGA
- the ier5 gene encoding immediate early response gene 5 protein: MEYKVEAHRIMSISLGKIYNSRVQRGGIKLHKNLLVSLVLRSARQVYLSDYYSGACLNAAQNEREGNEWDITDSEREKFPPSTTECDRVESTEEPQQPEKERELSENDDEVKSDQPDCTSTLQQEQKQNSSLDSVANVSSETPPEAINEPKESPSDSNVTVAQRDLTPEAKGESHQPPKTHVCSTRKRSAEESESVDLPQKRTKVASSNAEDDDEAEEMDTSNVSNLITIFGSSFSGLLSKDGAKPETEAEDNGQICCDQMLKNLNPWSTAIVAF, from the coding sequence ATGGAATACAAAGTGGAAGCCCATCGGATTATGAGTATTTCCTTAGGGAAAATCTACAACTCCCGCGTTCAACGAGGCGGCATTAAACTGCACAAAAACCTCTTGGTTTCGCTGGTCCTTCGTAGTGCGCGTCAGGTCTATCTGAGCGACTACTACAGCGGTGCGTGTCTGAACGCCGCTCAGAACGAACGCGAAGGAAACGAATGGGACATTACAGATTCAGAGCGGGAGAAATTCCCTCCCTCTACGACGGAATGCGACCGAGTGGAGAGCACAGAGGAACCCCAACAGCCCGAGAAAGAGCGGGAATTGAGCGAAAACGACGATGAGGTGAAATCAGACCAGCCGGATTGTACTTCCACTTTACAACAAGAGCAAAAGCAAAACTCTTCGTTGGACTCAGTGGCGAATGTTTCTTCTGAAACCCCGCCGGAAGCCATTAATGAACCCAAGGAGAGTCCCTCAGACAGTAACGTTACAGTAGCGCAACGCGACTTAACGCCTGAGGCGAAAGGGGAATCACATCAACCACCCAAAACGCACGTTTGTTCAACCAGGAAAAGAAGCGCGGAAGAGTCTGAAAGTGTCGATTTGCCTCAAAAAAGGACCAAAGTTGCTTCCTCAAACGCTGAGGACGACGATGAAGCCGAGGAGATGGACACGAGTAACGTGTCTAACCTCATTACGATATTTGGTTCGAGTTTCTCAGGACTTCTCAGCAAAGACGGCGCCAAACCTGAGACCGAAGCAGAGGATAATGGACAAATCTGCTGTGACCAAATGCTTAAGAACCTAAACCCATGGAGTACAGCGATAGTAGCTTTCTAA